One part of the Amphiura filiformis chromosome 5, Afil_fr2py, whole genome shotgun sequence genome encodes these proteins:
- the LOC140152965 gene encoding tRNA 2'-phosphotransferase 1-like, with amino-acid sequence MAMAASSARQGSGKNDQDVRLSKKLTYVLRHQAVALGFEIDSGGYINVKDLLAHKIFKGYTLDDIKHVAASNDKQRFSLRNNTSTWLLQICANQGHSFELPDLELTPITDAAGYPTIIHGTYFKPWDVIQKRYSVLTSQGLKRMKRTHIHFAQGEPGEDGVISGMRASCQVMIFLNLQKALQDGLHFFLSKNGVVLSPGDANGIIHPKYFSQVLRVRPRQQIQFTVQDS; translated from the exons ATGGCAATGGCAGCATCATCTGCGAGACAG ggATCGGGAAAAAATGATCAAGATGTTCGTTTATCAAAGAAACTGACTTATGTTTTGAGACATCAAGCTGTTGCCTTGGGATTTGAGATTGATTCAG GTGGTTACATCAATGTCAAGGATCTCTTAGCACACAAGATCTTCAAGGGATATACATTAGATGATATCAAGCATGTAGCAGCATCcaatgataaacaaagatttagCCTCAGAAATAACACATCTACATGGCTGCTTCAGATATGTGCTAACCAAGGACATTCATTTGAG CTACCAGATCTGGAATTGACTCCAATCACAGATGCTGCAGGGTATCCAACCATCATTCATGGAACCTACTTCAAGCCTTGGGATGTTATTCAAAAGAG ATATTCCGTGTTAACTTCTCAGGGTTTAAAGAGAATGAAGAGAACACATATACACTTTGCACAAGGAGAACCAGGGGAAGATGGAGTCATAAGCG GGATGAGAGCTTCATGTCAAGTAATGATATTTCTAAATCTACAAAAAGCTTTGCAAG ATGGTTTACATTTCTTCTTATCAAAGAATGGTGTAGTTTTAAGCCCAGGAGATGCGAATGGTATTATACATCCTAAGTACTTCAGTCAGGTGCTACGAGTAAGACCTA GACAGCAGATACAGTTTACAGTACAAGACTCATGA
- the LOC140152964 gene encoding programmed cell death protein 2-like produces the protein MAAPMSTNTVELGFIEKVDNCRLFSRFFPSKVGGKPAWLELKNLPKHDELICQTCGKPCVFVLQIYAPVPNKDSCFHRSVFVFLCKNTECHKRNNSNSFLVLRSQLSRTNQFYDYEPPNEDEEKPENHPNPEDFETSLCRVCGCLGGKRCSKCHTASYCSREHQTIDWKKGHKMNCGDPGDLGFLFLEFELVTEPENEGDEDQQSDDEKYSKYLESGADEKTQDFKIEELQKMAVKETKEDKTFLAFKKRVDKEPEQVLRHQRGGQPLWVSNDNKPTAEDIPPCSCGSPRQFEFQIMPQLLIHLNVDSVNESIDWGTLLVYTCSNSCDEGPAYHKEFIWKQDVSSHQPDME, from the exons atggcggcgcccatgagCACCAACACTGTGGAGCTTGGCTTCATTGAGAAAGTAGATAACTGCCGTTTATTCAGTCGGTTCTTCCCCAGCAAAGTAGGTGGAAAGCCAGCATGGTTAGAGCTTAAAAATCTACCAAAACACGATGAGCTGATCTGTCAAACTTGTGGAAAACCATGTGTTTTTGTGCTCCAAATTTACGCCCCAGTGCCAAACAAAGACTCATGTTTCCATCGTTCTGTATTTGTTTTCCTGTGTAAAAACACTGAATGTCACAAGAGAAATAACAGTAACTCATTTCTAGTATTACGCTCGCAGCTGTCACGAACCAATCAATTTTATGATTATGAACCACCCAACGAGGATGAAGAAAAGCCAGAGAACCATCCCAATCCGGAAGATTTTGAAACCAGTCTGTGTCGTGTATGTGGATGTTTGGGAGGGAAGAGATGCTCAAAGTGCCACACGGCATCATACTGTAGCAGAGAGCATCAGACTATTGATTGGAAAAAAGGGCATAAGATGAACTGTGGGGATCCTG GAGATCTGGGATTTCTTTTTCTTGAATTTGAACTGGTCACAGAACCAGAGAATGAAGGTGATGAAGACCAGCAGTCAGATGATGAAAAATATTCCAAGTATCTAGAGTCAGGGGCTGATGAAAAGACACAAGACTTCAAAATAGAAGAATTACAGAAGATGGCAgtgaaagaaacaaaagaagacAAGACATTCCTGGCTTTCAAAAAGCGAGTAGACAAGGAACCAGAACAG GTATTAAGACATCAAAGAGGTGGCCAACCATTGTGGGTTTCTAATGACAACAAACCAACAGCAGAAGATATCCCTCCATGTAGCTGTGGGTCGCCAAGGCAATTCGAATTCCAG ataatgCCACAGCTGCTAATCCATCTGAACGTTGACAGTGTAAATGAAAGTATTGACTGGGGGACTTTATTGGTGTATACATGCTCTAATAGTTGCGATGAAGGACCGGCATATCACAAGGAGTTTATATGGAAGCAAGATGTTTCATCACATCAACCTGACATGGAATAG
- the LOC140152966 gene encoding uncharacterized protein, whose protein sequence is MANAAGESWRLDTPDLIQQIALLAYLNKGEEGERFYKLVTAGRVWYEVYRRVSDQDEIEAARAQCILAIAEYVKKNPKASQEEVAKEVGKHIQEFAAKVDAM, encoded by the exons ATGGCCAATGCCGCCGGTGAATCGTGGAGACTTGACACCCCGGATCTTATACAACAG ATTGCTCTGTTAGCATATTTGAACAAAGGTGAGGAAGGAGAGAGATTTTACAAGCTAGTGACAGCTGGTAGAGTGTGGTATGAAGTATACAGAAGAGTCAGTGACCAAGATGAAATAGAAGCAGCACGG GCCCAGTGTATCCTAGCCATAGCAGAATATGTCAAGAAGAATCCTAAAGCATCTCAGGAAGAAGTAGCCAAAGAAGTTGGAAAACACATTCAAGAATTTGCTGCTAAAGTAGACGCTATGTGA